In Labrus bergylta chromosome 5, fLabBer1.1, whole genome shotgun sequence, the genomic window GTAACCTTAACTGCTCTCCTACGCTGCTCAGAGAGActcaaaaaatgtcattttggtTTCTATTACATGAttcaaaccaacaaaaaaaaatgtaggtgATCTCATGGACCTGATTTAGGCCCACTGGCTCTTTTCAGATCAAGCTAGGTTAAAATGGACTCAGGCTTACATTTCAAGCGCTACTCTGCAAATACACAGCATTAAGCAATACAGTTCAGAGCACAGGAAAGAGCTGAGCCTACTGCAAAAGAACCTAATTTAGAAATCTACAgactgtttgatttgtttgcatAAGCAGAGGCAGGACAAAAGAATCATGCTGTTTGTATCATGAGCAGGTTTTTTTGTTAGCATAGCATCAATCACTCATTGACCAACTGAGAAAGTGTTGCAACACTATGCACCTTGAATTTCAACAAGGGACTTTTCATATAGtgtcaaatcaaaatgtaaaaatgccCAATAAAAAGTGCCAAAAGCATTTCAAAGCCTCTTAAATAGACAGTGCGAAAGCGtccacatgttttgaggagctcctAATATTTTCCCACACTCCCCGAGTTCAATCTGATCTTGATATGATTGTCACTCGCCAGTGAGAGGTACGCAACACCTCCTCTCATGCCCGTTTAATCCAATATATGCAAGAGCTTGACTCAGATGAAAAGGTGGGAAATGATGAAAGCTGTCATGTCTATTCACTTCAAATGTCTTTCATTCCAGTGCCAAACGCGTGCAAGCTCCTTATGATACCACCAGTGAAATGAAAGCAGCAAATCTGACTGTGTCAGGCACTGAGCTGTGGTGTCTGGCTGCTCACTGTTTGCCGGGGTTTCACAGTTGGAGAAACCCCtgtgtctgtaaaaaaaacacgcTTAGCTTTCTAAACAGGGAAGAGGAGAATAAATCATCTGATTTATGAAACATTATCACCTGTCTGAGGAATCAAGACTAGTTTGTGGATTCTGTTGCTGAGAGATCATCAGCTGAATGTAGTTTCTTAATGAGTAGTGTGTTTACCAGTTCTCTACATAATTGTCTCTTTGCCAAATTACCTTTACCCTTTTCTAGCAATATAAAGATTTAATTTGTAACATTAGTATGCAAtcaatcatttttgtatttaaattttaCACCGGGAACAGAGATGTGCAGAAATCATCAGAGATTTGATAATGTGTAAGCCTTTCTTTCCTTGCCGTCCTCTGACAGGAGAACAACGTGGGCTGGAAAGAAATCGGAGGCTCACAAGGTCAGAGAAGGCGAAGACAAACCaacaatcaaaacatgatgtattgatttttgtctttttttttttttgaactcTCACAGCCAGTGGTGAGCTGTACAGATTTGCCAGACAGTGTGGTGTATGTTGAGGGCAATGGAAGGGGGTAAAGTGGGTTACCATATGGGAAAATGTCCAAACTTTTTGATTGGATTTTGCCACAAGACGGAGCAAAAGCACCACTCCGCCTGCTCTCCATACAGGCACGAACAGGTAAGATGGATGAGGGTTTCAAGTCACTGAAAACgtagaaagaaaataaacaaaatggcGTGCAAGTCTGTCTGAAGCTCATGCGATGCTTTGATTCCAATGACTGAATAGCAGATGCCAAGCAGAGTTACCGAGTGTCTCTTCTTGACTGCGTCCAGGCTCGGCTCCCTGCCTGCATTCCGGCTGTTCCGCAGTATAAGTCCAGACTCCCTGGCCTTCTGTGTTTTCACTGGCGGGGCCGGGGGAGCCGTTTTGGAAAGCGATGAAATCTTTGAGCCGAATGACTGACTCTCTGTCGGTCCTCTACCGAACTGATAGCTGTCATCAGCATGTTCTGCTTTAGCCGAACCCTCCAGATCTGCTGCGAACGCTGGATGGAAGGTGGAGACATCGGTCCAGTTAAGATCCGCGGGCCCCTCTGGAGAGCCCACCGACCAGCGGTATTCTCTTCTGAGGCCCCGTGTAGGCTCGTCCTGTCCTGGTCTGTCCCGCTCATCCTTACACGCCACACTCTTTGACCGCTCTGGCTTCAGAGGAACAATCCGGGTGATTTCTGACTGGAAGCTGCCTGACACCCTGTGGAGAGAagtcctctgacctctgtctcCAAGGAAACTCTCGATATCATCTGCCCCTGAACTGCTGATCTTTCTCTCATGGGTCCTGACCTGTCGCAGTTTCACCTCAGCTAGCTCTTTGTTGTCAATTAAGCCCTTCCCTCTAACCTTCACAACACTTTCCCCTTTAGCACTCGTCAATGAACTATCATGTTCTATCTTTCCAGGTCCGTTCACTGACCCCAAATTGATATCTGCCATACCAATGGGACTCACTTTTCTCTTGACCGTCTCTGCTTCTAGAGCGTAGACCTCCCTGCTTTCTTCTTGTGATACGTCCTCTTGTTTGTTGTCTTCATTGACTCTGACAGGCTGATCCTTTCCTGATCCCTGATCACCTTTCATCATCACCACAAGCGATGGCTCACAATGATTTCCTGTTCTTGAGGCTTCTGGGGTGTTGTCTGAGTCTGAGTCCTCATTTTCTTCTCCAGTAGAATCACTGCCTTCTTTCCTGTAGATGAGTTCGGCAGGCATTCCCAGGTTTAAGCTCTGGggtctcctcttttttctcGGTTTAGAAGCTTTGGGTTCCTTTATCTGGCATGAGCCCGGGGCCACATCACTACTTGCCTCAGGGTTTGAGGCTTTGGACGGTGTACTTTGAGATTTGTCTTGAGTTGTCTCTCCTTCATTCTCAGATAATTGAATCATAAAACgcgatttgtttgtttgctgagGCTCAGAACAAACATCTGCCTCTTTGGGTGATTTTGTTGATGGAAATTCATCAATATggcttttcatttcttttctgtcaTAGCCTGTTACCTCTTCATTTATCATCTTGGTAATGTCTATCTCTTTTTTCAGCTCCATTTTCTCCCACGAGGAATCAAATGTGAGAGATTTGTTCTGTTCTTCTGCCTTCTGGTCATGGTCCTGTGGATAACTTTCTTGATTTTCAATCAATACCCACTCTTCTGAGCCCTACATGTTGGTATAGATTAAACACAGTTAGACATGCCAAGCACAGCTGTTTGCAAACCATAACGTCTACACAATGATCAGAATCACAGAAAAGGCAACAAAAGGCTTAAATGGAACATGGTAAAGTTTTGGAAAACAAGATTTGGCATTAAGAGATGATTGTACAATATCTATTTTCTTAGATAAACATACACAGTTGTGATCATACCACAAAGAAGTCATTGCATTTGACCAAACCAAAAATATTacgaaaaaaataatatatcaaaaggagaaagagtgagagataTGCGACCTCAGGTGAAGTCACCAGAGTTTTCTGGATGAAGCCCTCGACAGACAGGTTGTTAACAGTGTCCTTTCCGACCGCTCGGACGGGCAACTGGCCGACacgaagcagaggagagagttTAAAAGAGAAGGAAGAACAGCAGTTAGAGCTGGAGTCGATTAGTAAGATGCACTGAAAACCATTCCATGCAAAATGGAGAAAACTGGAAAGGCAGAAAGAAcaagtgtaaaaagaaaataatggaaaaaatgtacattttgattGAATTTTAAACTAAGGGTCATAGGCATCCTCATGTACCTGACAGCCTACCAGTCCATATGACCAAATCAAAAGACATTTGCAATCCAAATATGTTTGCAAATGACTACACCAAAGTGTTGAGGGCAGACTTCCCCTGTCTCTGACTCTCAGTCAAACCTATTAATAATCCTCCATTCCTCCCCCCATCCCTCTACTGTACCTTGTACAAGACGCATAGCAGCAGGTTACATTTGCTGCAGCAGACGTTTGACATTCCATGTACATAATCTGTTCCCAAAGACGGAGAGGACAGTTAAGACACAAGCAACAACGACTCTGAGGACTACAACCCAGTGAGAATTCAAATCctcaaatcaaaatgtgatCAAAGCATCAGCGATTTCATGATCTGACGGAAAGAAAACTATTCCAATTTTAGCCAATCAAGTATAAAAAAGTGATTATTATTTCCAAAGTGCTTCACATTGAGAGAATCTCAGAAGTCATCTTGAAAGTAATCTCGTCAAGTTGCCTCATTCTGTGCTACTTGTCAGTCATCATCAAGTACCGCTGAGATACACTCCAAGTTATTCTGGTAAACCAGAAAGAGGCAGAATGTAATCCATTATGCATCTCTTAAAATAAGAGAAGATTGTTATGTGAGTTTCTGTGAGCAGTAGTGTCTGTACAGAGAAGACACATGAGCTGCCTGTAGGTAGGAAAGAAAGCAAGTAACCATGACATCCTGCTCTTATTATGCTCTATTCTTATCTTTTGATTGTACACCTCCACCAGTACACTACATCTTCAGGTAGAGTTATTTAAAGGCAAGAATACAAATTAAATACAACAATCAGCCACACAAGGTTCTCTGTATAACAAATATATCTGGCTGACTTCAAGTCCATGAGCAAAGGCAGGAATTCTACATGATGGCAGAAAGCAAAATATCAATGTAATTCAATTGATTATCAAGCATGAGAAGTAGCTGGGTTTGGAAGACAATAGCTAACTTTAGTAAACCCTCCCGACCTCAGCCCACACTCACAGCCTTCTTCTCTGGGGTGCCGGTTGGGGAGCTGGATGACAGACGCTTCTCGCGGTTTACCGTCAGCTTGCTGTTGGGCTCCCTCAGcgctctcttcagctcgttgaTGCTGGCCTGGTGCTTCAGCAAGACGTCCTTAGACTTGTCCAGAAACTAGAGAATGAAAACAAACGACGGTGAGAAATTGCACCTTCCAGATGTGGAAGTCCTTTTAAGAAGCATTCATCACATCGTCACGACCAATATGAATGAATGGAATGTGAgactctgtgttcacacaggagaAATGGAGAGTGAATTTCTCACACATTTAGAGAGTATGTTGTTTGTTCACCGATATGAGATGTAATACATGATGATTTTGAAgctcacagaaaacaaacaactgtCCAAGACATAAGCATTTACTGCAACACGGACGTAAAAAGAAATGAATATGTTAAACTCTTAACATTGTTGGAAAGTCATAAATCTAGATTTGTATTTTTCGTTTGTGAGTAACAATCAGTGGTGAAAAGAAAcctcatacatttatttaaggGCTGTGATTTTCTGCCTCCCTGGACTGCTCATTCATCACATttagagggaaattcaaattcTTCTACTCTGAGCGCTTGACAACTACAGTTACCGCGTTTGATGCATACAAAATGCAATTGTCAAGTGTATCTAACAAAAAGAGCTCTGTGATCATATGTATATGggcaaaactgtttttttctcctaaaaaaaatcattcctcATGTTTAACCAGGCCATTACTTTATCATTTCGTGATGTGTGCGATGAAGTGATGTGTAACAAACTCAACAGTGCTCACTCagtataaacattttttatccCAGATGTATCTTAGAATTAGAAAGTTAAAGTTTAGGAAGTTATGAAGTCAAGTGTCCCTATGCAAACACAAAAGTCTTTCTGATTTTAAACTCTCGTAGTGTGACCATCTCTCTTCTTAAACTCAACATGGAAACACTGCCAGGGGCAGGAAGGGGGATTTTACAGTTAAGATACCCATTTAATTTAGCTTTCTCAGAATGCTgaagcctcatattaatataaAGCTAACTATCGTTGGCTCAGTCATCCATCACTACtgataaaataattaaaggAGGGGATCTCTGAAgacttaaaatgaaaaaaggaatgACTATAATAAGAAAACCCTGTTTTAATTTTCATCTGAGCTACTGACTACTGATTTGAGGCAGGCataaaaaactgtttgcctATTCTTTaggataaaaaaagatttatatataaaaaggGGGGGGGACAAAGCCGTCAAGTTTGGGCTCAAATCAACGCActcacaaaatatgtttttttgtacttttcttcaaACTATTTACATAATCTTTTAGGCTTATTAACTAAACCACCATTCCTTAAATGCAAAAACACCAATTTTCTGTAGCAGTTTATGGGAACTGATCAGTTGCATTTAAAATGGTGCTTAAATGTGACATGAATGCTAATTAACACTTTATGTAAGCATTCACTCTTTccaacattcacacacttatcAAACTCCATGCGAGGCCACTAATTAACATAACATTCATATGTTACACATTAGTACATTAAATTAGCTATTTGATATTTGGGGTTCAGAATCTTGCCTGACGTGCATGTAGACAGGAGGAGCCAAGAGTGGAACGGccaattcaattcaattgaaGGGCAGCTACCTCCCTCTACGTGACAGACACCTGCTTCTAGATTTTGGATATTGGTACTATATTTAAGTAAAGGACCAGAGAAGCACTCAGTTGGGAAGAGCAACAAAGTAATGAGAAGTATTTACTGATGCAATGTAAGCCATCAAAAAGGGGAATGTCTCATTCCTATATGATACACTGGAGTCTTTTTGATCTACAAACTTAACTATTCTTTGCTCACGCTCACAGATGTCAgacttttcaaattaaaatgtaatttcatgtaAGAATGTAGATGCAGGCAACTCTTAATCCATAAAACTCGCTGGAAAACTAAAGATGCAGATGAACTGCGCCATACACAACAGAAAGCACAAGCCACCAAATATGGAACCTGTACCTCCTGTTTGTGCCGAGGAGAGGCCCCCCGATCCAACTGAGAGAGCTGAGTTTGGGCAGGAGGATGGGCGAGCACAAGAGGGGTCAGAGGTGAAGAGTGCAGGATCAGAGAGTGCAGGTAACGAGGTAAGATGCAGAGACAGGATGGCAGTAGGTAAGACAGGACGAGGACAggcaagcagacagacagacagacagacaggtaggttGGAGGTCTAGAATTAACTGCCTGTTTCCACGCCTAGACAAGTTTGAAAAAACATAACATTTGGCAGGTTTCCAGAGTTTGGTTCCCAAAGCTTTCCTAAAATATTATATTGTAGACGTGTGTGCTTTATTTGAGACTATCCAGTCAACattcaaaaatgacaaaaaaatgtccacaCACAGAATTTGTAGCATCACCTGGATACAGGGTGCAATGCAGTGCAATCTGAAAACAGTGTTAATTGCCACATTTTGACAGTGAAAGACAGGCAGAGACAATGAGATAACATTAGACAATGGGAAGAAGAACTAATGACTGATGGATAaagacaggtaaacagacagacagacgtcAAATCACCAGACATCAAATACCTCCTGTTTACTCTCAACTGGCGAGCCAGCCTCCTCCTTATCGCCAGCAAGTGtttaagaagaggaaaaagcaTGTTAGCAACAGAGGGCTATGCTCAGCACAATAACAAAGGGTTAAAACAGTGAAGCGGGATTTGTGAGCTGTGCAGTGTAAGCATACAGTGTAAGCCAGCGTGAATAGCAGTGAAGGAGTAAGAGTTAGTAAATGCTGCGTTCACTACAGTCACCAAAGCTTTATTTCCATGCTAAATGAGTCACTACTGGCCCTGAAAAGCTTGACCTGAAGGCCACGCCATCACCCTGACCCAAGGCTGAAGTTGTCTTCTTTAAGTGGACTACATCTCAATGTATTTGATCTACCTTCATATCCAATGAATGAAAATCTGATAAATAAAACCTCGCTCTCTGTCGGCGACTCTTGATTACACTTTATGCATAAAGACAACTTCAAATGAATGTAAGGAAATAGGTAATAATTGTCTCTGTAAGCTGCTTATTATGTGTTATAGATTATATAAGGGGTTACATTTGGCATCATGAACATTGAATCAAGTGCCAGTTAACCTATGTGTTTATTAACTGTTAAAGTTCCTCATAAATGCTTGTACATGCCTCATGATCCAATAATAAACCGGTTTATAATTGGCCTTACTGCCTAATAACTTGTGTCGTCTACAGGTTTCTTAATACTAAGTGTGCCTGAAATCATATCTACCAtgatctctttctttctgctcgGAGTGACATCGCCGTCATAGTCCTCGTCCATCTCTTCATCCTGGTCCTTGTCCTCCTCATCTTGCTCCAGACTGGGCTCCAGTTCGGTCTCCTGCTCGTCCACAGACGGGCTATGGAGGAGGCGCTGTCTACTGATGCTGCGGTGTGATAGGTCGTCGTGGTTCTCGCACATGGCGGATACCGGCCGCGAGAACTCTGCTGATAACAAGAGTAGAACTATTTTAAGAGACAATCCAAAGTTAGAAGGGGaatgagcttgtatagcgcttttctagtcttctgactaatcaaactttttttttttaacaccccaatatcacacctacccattcacactctgatggcagaggctgccatgtaaaatgtccatcagtatattaactaatccattcatacaaattcaTATGCCGCCGCcaaaagcagcgggagcaacttagGGTTAAgggtcttacccaaggacacatcggatatgtGTTGAAAGACAACCAACACTTAGCCCCCTAAGGTTCAACTCAAACATCTGTAGCTTAATTCTGTCTTGACAGAATACAAATTATTAGAAATGCTCGATTCATGCAAAGAATGATCATGATGCCAACATGAAATTCGATTGATGCAGTGACAACTATCAGGACTCAGGTAAGGAAATTCTGCATGTGACCTGAGGCAATACATCCACCACTGTAATGTCCCTTTGTCATGCTGTAATCCCTTTTGTGAAtatcattcattttaatgttcTGGTGacgtttcctttttctttttgtcactcATCTTTCCCTCGTGTATAAAGCCTAACTTTCTGATTTTTTGTAATTTCCCCTTCTGTGTGCCCTTGACCTTATTGTTTCTAACCTCAGCCTGTTTGGTCTCATCTGTGCTTGATAACTCTCTCCTTCCCAGTGAATTTACTTTATTCCTTCCCCTGTTCCTGGGCTAGATTTTCTTCAAACATTGTCTCTTATGTGGTATGTCTTTTTTTGCGGGTTGTcatttttttggatgtttaatTCTTTCCTGCTCCCCACGGGCTCAATTAAAGTGAGTCCACACATATACTTGCTTTTAACTATGCCTAAGTGTGCGCATGGTGGCTGCCTCGCATCCCCTGCTTCTATTTGGCGTGTCGGCTGTGCATGtccttgaaaatgaaaatgacacgGTCGTAAAAGATGCAGTGTGCACATGAACTGTGGGGTTAGTGTGGAGGCAGGGGAGTGGATGTGACAGTCAACACAGCAACAGGGGCGACAATGGCAGAAAGATTTGGAGACGAGCTAAACGAGCTAAAATAAAGTCTGCAATTTTCCACATCTGTGTGACGTGTTCTTGAAACTGCACAGTGACAAACATACCCGTAAAACAAGCGTACTACAGATTAAGTCCATTTAAGTAATCATCATGAAACCTGCAAAACTAAAATGTAACAAAACCAGGACTGAGCTGGAGGCAGGAAAAATGcttaagaaaaaggaaaagaaacagagtTTGGACAATGCCAACATTATGATCTGTTGACCAGTCATCAGACGCCTGAGCTGTCAGTTCTTATTTCATTGTGGTTACGTCCTCAAGAGTCGCCATGTCTGACGTTTACATCCCGCACATCTTTGAGTTGCACACGGCCTGGGCTTTTTGGAGCACCCTCGAGAGGTATCCTCCAAAAACACGTGCACAGTCAAGTATGTGAGATAACGTTCATGACAAAGCTGGCTGTGTCTGCTAAAGCATTGTGTATATGAGAAAGTAACAGCACGTAAAGCATATACATAATGATGACAAAATATGAGGAATGACAAAGCAGTAAATGAATACAACAATGAAGGATGCAACGTTCATTGTAGTTATTTTGACTGACTTACCTATTCCTATCCTCGTGTGCAGGCATGCACACATCACCATGGTTACctaatgtttttcatttttggtcCCTTACAGAGATGACttactttttaaatgatgtaactAGGTAGTATAACTTTGGTATTATGTAATACTACCTGAGGGTCGGTACTGTGGCCAAGCAGGTGATacggagtgagagagtgtgtgggtgggtgtgaaACATGTGCTGAACTCCGCATGAAGACTGAAGACAGTGACAAAccacaacacatacacaatgAATGCGTTTGAGAGTGGAGCGCAGCGGCCACCACGTCCTATCTGAATGGCCCCTTAATAGTGGCTCAAAAACAAGAACCCACAAACAGATTTATTCTGGATCTATGGCAGCTCTCACCTCCATCCAAGCTCCTGGACAGCAGGTACCTCTTGCTGGTGGAACGCTCAAAGTGCGGAGCAGGCCGGTCTATGAGGGCGCTGGCCTGTCTGGTCTGAGCCTGTGTCCTTCCGCTGTATCGAAACTTAGAGCCCATCACCAGAAAGCCCTTAGGGGGAGGCTCTGGAGACACCAGCCTGCAATACAAACAGAAAGGACTCACTGAATTTCTCTTATTTAAGTAACAAAAAGAAACTAATAATTAAATGAATTGAAAGTAGTTTGAATTGTATTACACTGAAAGTGGACATGTGTATTTCCTACTTTATCCTTCGCCATTTAAATCAGTGAAAACATGGAGAATAGAGAAATTATATCCTGAGTGGTTTAAAGCAGCTATGATTTTCTGAAATCTTTAGACCTTTAATGCTGAAGGTAAATCTTTATTGGACACAAAGTAAGGATCAACTAATGTCATTGCCTTTTGTATTTATTCCTAACATGTGTGAATGGTTTTCTGAGAACTCCTGCACACTTCTGAACAAGTATTCATCACAAGGTCACCAGGAAAGCTCAGGGGGCCATGAAAGCTTTATGAGCTGATAGTCTCTTATGCACACAGTAAAATGAGTTGCTCCTGATAAAGCTGCACAGCTGGTTATGTTTTGTTCGCCTCAATTGACTTGAGTACAGGAACCTTCCAACAGTGAGACCAGATCAATTCTTACCGGAAGAATGTGTGATGCTCAATGCAGACCTTCCATAGCTTCTTGGCAGCTCTGTGGTTAGGAAGCTTAAAACCGATTGTACTTTCAAACTGCTCATactggaggagaagagaaaaggagagaaacatgTGCAGAAAAAGTTCAGGAGAGAGACACTGTTTATGTGACGGCTGCCTCAGTACGTCTCATTTTACTCAATATTAATGTAACCTAACATGTATtataaaaaatcagaaaatataCTTCATCTCATACTTGAATGAACGCTGAActagaacaaacaaacagtatttCCTTTCTGCTGGCGTGAACAcagctaaaacaaaaacaattacaaagcGGATTCTGCTGACTAGacaagaagaagcagatcaagGCAGGCGAAGGATTACTTCAAATATTAAGACACTGGGGGGAAATAGGAGAAACTATTGCATGGCTCTATATTTAAACTCTTTACTGCTCTATTCGGGCTGAGGTTGCAGCTGCAGCAACTCTGTTAAAGAGGCTCTTTCTTTTGCTCAACCACAGACTCAGTGTGTGGCTCTGTCACTTGACTGGGTCTGGCCCAGACAGCCTGTCACACTGAGGCTCAGCACGGGGGATAAGCTGCAGCACTGCACAGCACAATGGGGAGGGCAGGAATAGAGACGCTGACTGTGCAAAGCTGCAAAACTGGAGGTATATCGCAAAGGATTTTTACAGTCTTGGGTTTTGCACAGCTGACCACACACTTGTGTCTGTTGTGGCTTTCAACAGTTACAGCTGTGTCAAAACATCAGCCATTGAAACTGAAAAGAATTAAAGGAGGATTTGATGAAAAGATTGATACTTTACACGTCACATCTGTATGCTCAAAATGTGCTGGAGCAGTAGTAAGGAGACACTTTATCCTGGTTTAGACTAGAAACGGGGGGATCAACTTTCCTGGCTTTGTCcaaaaatgaaaatcatttcTGATTATTgaacatattattttttattgcaaaaaCTGATACGTCAAAAGTTTTCTCAGTATGGGTTTGAAACCAAAAAATGGGATCCTACAATGTTTCAATTGTCTTAGACAAATCCCTTCAATTTCTACACTCACTATTTTCAAACTCTGAACAGTTCTGTGTTAGTTTTGAATCATCCATACCAAAGCCCCCAAAAACCCTGATGACACCACCATGACGTCATTAGGATGTCTCACACTTGACAATGTCCTTATAtcaaatctttttaaaatgtttagaaGCGGTAACCATGACTAGCCCACATTAAATTAGTTATTCTTTTCCAAACTGCATACCTCTCCAGGTCGTATCTTGATGTAGAAGTTGCTCCTCTTATAGGAGATCTTGAGGATCTTTGGCCAGGCAAAGCGGTTAATCCTCAGCCTGTCACGGTAAATCAGCAGGCCGTTTGCACAGACACCCAACATGATTTCGATCCCTTCAGAATCCTACAGCAAACAAAAGGAACAGTAAAGGTGCGAGACATAAGTGGGGAGCATTACTATGTGCATCTGCAAAAACTATCTCACTAAATAAAATATCTTTGGATATAGCCAACCTTAGCGTGATGCAGGTCCACACCATACATGGACAATTTCTTTGCATTCTCCAAGAAGTTAATTTCAGCATCTGCCGGAGTCATACCCCTGTGGGCACAATAATGTTACAAACATCAACAggacttttaaaataattaaccTTTCATCTTGCACAGTGGTAGCTTAATTAAATTGGTAATATTATTTGCCAAAGTTTTGCCACATGTAAGTAAGTGCTCTCACACTGGCAAGAGCTACACCGTGTACATTTCAATGACAGATGGTGATGGCATTTATCAGCCATATGCATGATGGAGTGTTTTGACACAACAGAAGACTGGGCAGCTGATCGTCCCTAGAGATTTGTCTACAGACGAAAAATGTAATTCAACATTGTGCTGTACTTGTAGTTTCGATGGagctccatcactctctcctccagctcacGAGTCTGATTGGGGGCAAAGCGGAAATCGCTGACGTAGTCAGAGCCATGGTCGTCCAGGTCGTAGTCTCCCAGCTCGGCTTGAACTGTGTAGGAGCCCAGGAGGGCATGAGTGACAAACGAGCACGGCAGTCGACCTGACAGCATGTCATCCCTCAGCTGCAGACACAGGTAGTATCTGTCAGTTGAGACAaaaggggaggagagaagagtGTTGGCAGTCAAACGAGCCCGAGCCAAGGCAAGCTCCAACAAGTATTCAGCGTAGTTAATCCAGGGCAGTTAGTAGCATTCCAGGTGTAATCCTCGCAAAAGAGTGAGGGATTTGGGTTTCTTTGACACTGGGGCAAATATGCCATGTAAAATGTTACAACACTTTTATGTAAACACACCTAtttaggagagaaaaaaggcaaGACTGACATATGAAAGCAATTGCTCCTCTGATTAACACTTAAGAGCGTCTGACAGCACAGCCGGAGGAGATTTGTAACAGTGTCAAGTCAATTTATTCACGGAGAACATTTAAAAGAGTGTGTAAGTTTGAGATGTGTTCTACCTGGTAATATCCTCAGTGAGCTGGGAGGGGTCTGGAGGGTAGAACTTGACAG contains:
- the LOC109983148 gene encoding band 4.1-like protein 3 isoform X7, which translates into the protein MQDSASESKMAKQEQNSKNLDEHRETDDMSERTSPNKNLKSPQRGSKRFKTAPFKVTLLDTAEYEGEIEQKHSKGQTLMDTVCEHLNLLEKDYFGLTFADTDNQKNWLDPSKEIKKQMRNSPWNFAFAVKFYPPDPSQLTEDITRYYLCLQLRDDMLSGRLPCSFVTHALLGSYTVQAELGDYDLDDHGSDYVSDFRFAPNQTRELEERVMELHRNYKGMTPADAEINFLENAKKLSMYGVDLHHAKDSEGIEIMLGVCANGLLIYRDRLRINRFAWPKILKISYKRSNFYIKIRPGEYEQFESTIGFKLPNHRAAKKLWKVCIEHHTFFRLVSPEPPPKGFLVMGSKFRYSGRTQAQTRQASALIDRPAPHFERSTSKRYLLSRSLDGAEFSRPVSAMCENHDDLSHRSISRQRLLHSPSVDEQETELEPSLEQDEEDKDQDEEMDEDYDGDVTPSRKKEIMFLDKSKDVLLKHQASINELKRALREPNSKLTVNREKRLSSSSPTGTPEKKALPVRAVGKDTVNNLSVEGFIQKTLVTSPEGSEEWVLIENQESYPQDHDQKAEEQNKSLTFDSSWEKMELKKEIDITKMINEEVTGYDRKEMKSHIDEFPSTKSPKEADVCSEPQQTNKSRFMIQLSENEGETTQDKSQSTPSKASNPEASSDVAPGSCQIKEPKASKPRKKRRPQSLNLGMPAELIYRKEGSDSTGEENEDSDSDNTPEASRTGNHCEPSLVVMMKGDQGSGKDQPVRVNEDNKQEDVSQEESREVYALEAETVKRKVSPIGMADINLGSVNGPGKIEHDSSLTSAKGESVVKVRGKGLIDNKELAEVKLRQVRTHERKISSSGADDIESFLGDRGQRTSLHRVSGSFQSEITRIVPLKPERSKSVACKDERDRPGQDEPTRGLRREYRWSVGSPEGPADLNWTDVSTFHPAFAADLEGSAKAEHADDSYQFGRGPTESQSFGSKISSLSKTAPPAPPVKTQKARESGLILRNSRNAGREPSLDAVKKRHSEPVSTPAIYEEPFADFKKELGDRRPQPIMTSEEEQERDTVACMRETHLGIERKCSSMTVSSTSSLEAEVDFTVIMDLHSGSDEFSKGMSELGERERQPEVGREDFEETSRFYSARLMGSRDKSPMEEKLPEMGTHHEPPVAKKDPSAVNMAHMLKRSDTKPENHTNGSEVHPNIMNVSPQNFSPRKAAAAAPKENGSPVKPGTQERESVVSPLTITAESVTTATTTQVTKTVKGGYSETRIEKRIIITGDDDVDQHQALAMAIQEAKQQHPDMLVTKAVVIRETESPTEELKQKAES